The Denticeps clupeoides chromosome 5, fDenClu1.1, whole genome shotgun sequence genome includes a region encoding these proteins:
- the LOC114789716 gene encoding ceramide synthase 6-like yields the protein MGGFLAWFWNERFWLPHNVTWADLKNTEDAVFPQSEDLYLAGPLAVCILLVRLLFARLIVRPMVSRLRIEVKESQRAPPNAILDKVYTAITKHPDEKRLEGLSKQLDWDARTIQRWFYRRRDQEKPTALARFCESMWKFTFYVYIFTYGVCYLKKTPWLRNTRECWQNYPYQPLTVELRYYYLLELSFCLSQLVPQLTDIKRKDFLIIIAHHLLSVSLMVFSYVSNMVRAGTLVMCLHDAAEVLLEAAKMAKYARFKRFCNLLFLLFALIFFTSRLAIYPTWVLKTTVFESWYLLGPFPSWWLLNGMLLLLLGLHCLWAYLIVRVTCRALSGGEGTNLNPLCVSMDNHNDVDFSSDNEDIPAHPKRPHRAHRSHRATNGASGAHRTNGYL from the exons ATGGGCGGCTTTCTCGCGTGGTTCTGGAACGAGAGGTTCTGGCTCCCGCACAATGTGACCTGGGCGGATCTGAAGAACACAGAGGATGCTGTGTTCCCCCAGTCGGAGGACCTGTATCTGGCCGGACCTCTGGCCGTCTGCATCCTCCTGGTCCGGCTCCTTTTCGCCAG GCTGATCGTCAGGCCCATGGTATCAAGGCTGAGGATCGAGGTGAAAGAGTCTCAGAGAGCTCCACCCAATGCCATCCTGGACAAGGTCTACACCGCCATCACCAAG CACCCGGATGAAAAGCGTTTGGAGGGACTCTCAAAGCAGCTGGACTGGGACGCCCGCACCATCCAGCGCTGGTTCTACCGCAGGCGGGACCAAGAGAAACCTACCGCTTTGGCCCGTTTTTGCGAGAGCAT GTGGAAATTCACATTCTATGTGTACATATTCACCTATGGAGTGTGCTACCTAAAAAAG ACTCCATGGCTGCGAAACACCAGAGAGTGCTGGCAGAACTACCCATATCAG CCCCTGACCGTGGAGCTGCGTTACTACTACCTGCTGGAGCTGTCCTTCTGTCTGTCGCAGCTTGTGCCGCAACTTACCGACATCAAGAGGAAG gACTTCCTTATTATCATAGCTCATCACTTGTTGTCAGTGTCTCTGATGGTGTTCTCGTATGTCAGTAACATGGTGCGAGCAGGGACCCTGGTCATGTGCTTACACGATGCTGCCGAGGTGCTGTTGGAG GCAGCCAAAATGGCCAAATATGCCCGGTTTAAGCGCTTCTGtaacctcctcttcctcttgttTGCCCTAATCTTCTTCACCTCCAGACTGGCCATCTATCCAACATG GGTGCTGAAGACCACAGTGTTTGAAAGCTGGTATCTGCTTGGACCCTTCCCATCCTGGTGGCTCTTGAACGGGATGCTGCTTCTTCTGCTGGGGCTGCACTGCCTGTGGGCTTACCTCATCGTCAGAGTCACCTGCAGGGCCCTGTCAGgaggagag GGTACAAACCTAAATCCTTTATGT GTGTCCATGGACAACCACAATGATGTGGACTTCAGTTCTGATAATGAGGACATCCCAGCCCACCCAAAGAGACCCCACAGGGCACACAGAAGCCACCGGGCAACCAATGGAGCCAGTGGTGCCCACAGGACCAATGGATACCTGTGA